A window of Candidatus Jettenia caeni contains these coding sequences:
- a CDS encoding CRISPR-associated protein, whose protein sequence is MIKAMIISVGGTPAPIIKSITEYRPEFVSFFASQNTCDQVSEIKKGINGAGYTIKNEITLVDDVNDLYHCFSKAEEAVRRVRSKGFNNEEVIVDYTGGTKNMSVALSLSAITHGFSFSYVGGTERTKDGVGIVLDGKEKVYKSVNPWDFLAIDERKKISFLFNTNQFKAAKELTDEVLRRSTKYKTVFKKLGFLIDGYYSWDLFRHGDAKGKFERARMEDLLEVDDESIKSFAKATLQLKPSYESLAQMQKQPDRLFILDLFSNAERRFEEGKIDDAVVRLYRIVEMLAQERLQNKYRIDTGNVSEEKIPQQMRDEFVSKYKDKKDGKIKAPQNAAFGLLEALGDDLGKEFNKHLPQFRQIQSQRNNLYLVHGFACAPENTYLKFKEFILDLNIFKPEEVIVFPRLNI, encoded by the coding sequence ATGATCAAGGCTATGATAATCTCTGTGGGCGGAACGCCGGCACCGATTATAAAATCCATTACAGAATACCGGCCGGAATTTGTATCTTTCTTTGCCTCCCAGAATACCTGCGACCAGGTGTCAGAGATTAAAAAAGGGATAAACGGGGCGGGATATACCATAAAAAACGAAATAACCCTGGTCGATGATGTCAACGACCTCTATCACTGTTTCAGCAAGGCGGAAGAGGCGGTAAGAAGGGTACGGTCTAAGGGATTTAACAACGAAGAGGTTATTGTGGATTATACCGGCGGGACAAAGAATATGTCCGTTGCCCTCTCCCTTTCCGCCATTACACACGGTTTCAGCTTTTCTTATGTGGGCGGTACAGAAAGGACAAAGGACGGTGTGGGGATCGTCCTTGACGGCAAGGAAAAGGTATATAAGAGTGTCAATCCCTGGGACTTCCTCGCCATAGATGAACGGAAGAAGATATCCTTCCTGTTTAATACCAACCAGTTCAAGGCGGCGAAGGAGTTGACCGATGAAGTATTGAGGAGGAGTACCAAATACAAAACGGTATTTAAAAAATTGGGCTTTCTTATTGACGGATACTATAGCTGGGATCTGTTCAGACACGGCGATGCAAAGGGAAAATTTGAAAGGGCAAGGATGGAAGACCTGCTTGAGGTCGATGACGAATCTATAAAATCTTTTGCTAAAGCCACCCTTCAGTTAAAACCTTCCTATGAATCTCTGGCGCAGATGCAAAAGCAGCCCGACAGATTATTTATCCTGGACTTATTCTCAAATGCAGAAAGACGTTTTGAGGAAGGAAAGATAGATGATGCTGTAGTACGGCTCTACAGGATCGTTGAAATGCTCGCCCAGGAAAGGTTACAGAACAAGTATAGGATAGACACGGGCAATGTGAGTGAGGAAAAAATACCGCAACAGATGAGGGATGAATTTGTCAGTAAATACAAAGATAAAAAAGACGGAAAAATAAAGGCGCCACAAAATGCCGCATTTGGATTACTTGAAGCGCTGGGTGATGATCTGGGTAAGGAATTTAACAAACATCTGCCACAATTCCGCCAGATTCAATCCCAGAGAAATAATTTGTATCTTGTCCATGGATTTGCCTGCGCACCGGAAAATACCTACCTGAAATTCAAGGAGTTCATTCTTGATCTCAACATATTTAAACCGGAAGAGGTAATTGTATTTCCCAGGCTCAATATATAA
- a CDS encoding putative DNA polymerase beta subunit encodes MKDVLQKLSKEGKIRLAILYGSYARGTPHIRSDIDLAVFINAKDTEEEIEIIDKILMSAERDISILRLDDEDESPFVIQEALKGIHLAEPDHNTLYEIARRVLHETEEIRFRKMLKG; translated from the coding sequence ATGAAAGATGTCCTTCAAAAACTCAGCAAAGAAGGCAAAATCCGCCTTGCAATCCTCTACGGTTCATATGCAAGAGGGACACCCCACATAAGGTCCGATATTGATCTTGCAGTTTTTATAAATGCAAAGGACACGGAAGAAGAGATTGAAATAATTGACAAAATTCTTATGTCTGCTGAACGAGATATATCCATCCTGAGGCTCGATGATGAAGACGAATCACCCTTTGTCATCCAGGAAGCGTTGAAAGGAATACACCTGGCAGAACCTGATCACAATACACTCTATGAAATTGCACGCAGAGTACTTCATGAGACAGAAGAAATTCGTTTCAGGAAGATGTTAAAAGGATAA
- a CDS encoding CRISPR-associated protein gives MKIPYKRFTFIMEAEEEIHLPSYKGSTFRGAFGAQFKKVVCALKKEDCRDCLLKQRCVYAYVFESHSPDDANILGKVNSIPHPFIIEPPEEEKQRYLAGQTFSVGLILIGEAIQYLPYFIYTFDLLGRNGIGRGRGNCRLQEVHTVSPQGDTQLIYCSKTRKVESFSKECIDLSQPILSVMEGSVSNAIQNTPEEITLRFLTPTRLKYDGKLMIDLEFHIFIRQLLRRLFLIRHYYCKDSLPEAGLPGEGYHRILIDDARSIGIKVSNLQWCDWERYSRRQDTRMKLGGFVGDIVYKGSISPFYPFIEAGKILHVGKGTSFGLGKYIVVD, from the coding sequence ATGAAGATACCTTATAAACGCTTTACTTTTATCATGGAGGCTGAAGAGGAAATACATCTCCCTTCATATAAAGGGTCTACCTTCAGGGGGGCATTTGGCGCGCAGTTCAAAAAAGTTGTTTGCGCCCTGAAGAAAGAAGATTGCCGTGACTGCCTGCTCAAACAAAGATGCGTCTATGCATATGTCTTTGAATCCCATTCACCGGATGATGCCAACATACTTGGCAAGGTAAATTCTATTCCTCATCCGTTTATCATAGAACCACCGGAAGAGGAGAAACAAAGGTATCTTGCAGGACAAACGTTTTCCGTTGGCCTGATACTCATTGGCGAGGCGATACAATATCTGCCTTATTTTATCTACACCTTTGACCTGCTGGGGAGAAATGGCATCGGCAGGGGAAGGGGAAATTGCCGGCTACAAGAGGTACACACGGTCAGCCCTCAGGGCGATACTCAATTAATCTACTGTTCAAAAACCCGTAAAGTCGAATCCTTCAGCAAAGAATGCATAGATTTAAGTCAACCTATCCTCTCGGTAATGGAAGGAAGTGTTTCAAACGCTATACAAAACACTCCTGAAGAAATTACCCTGAGATTTCTCACGCCCACCCGTCTCAAGTATGATGGCAAACTTATGATTGATCTGGAATTTCATATCTTCATCAGGCAGCTTCTGAGGAGATTATTTTTGATCAGGCATTACTATTGTAAAGATAGTTTGCCAGAGGCCGGATTACCCGGTGAAGGATATCATCGCATACTCATAGACGACGCACGCTCAATAGGTATAAAGGTGTCAAATCTCCAATGGTGCGACTGGGAACGGTATTCCCGCAGGCAGGATACCAGGATGAAACTCGGTGGATTTGTGGGAGATATCGTATATAAGGGTTCTATTTCACCTTTTTATCCTTTTATAGAGGCAGGGAAGATACTCCATGTTGGTAAGGGAACGAGTTTTGGGCTGGGAAAGTATATAGTCGTGGATTGA
- a CDS encoding transcriptional regulator → MKAKILVIDDEECIRFTFEKFLQYEGYEVFTAKDYNEALAKVSELHFDVIFADIVLEGKTGINFLREVKKRNYSYPVVLIAGNPSIETAAEALRLGAFDYIPKPVRQETLLQVTRKALQYKTGMDEKEKSQLNLEAIFSSVRDAIITVDKELSVIEINEATKTICNLTKDAIGKSINSLSNFCNRQCLKTLEETLHEKQPAEIYRLECKHKFHPQQVVNITTHPLLGNKGVFSGAVLIIRDETHMENPKHDRRERQQFHNIIGKSEKMQTMYSLIENLADVQTTVLITGESGTGKELVAEALHYEGERNSKPFVKVNCAALSESLLESELFGHVKGAFTDAIRNRAGRFQEANSGTIFLDEIGDISPRMQLQLLRVLQERTFESVGDSTPIRIDVRVVAATNQNLKERIRHGKFREDLYYRLKVVEVNLPPLRDRREDIPFLVNHFINKFNKKFQKEIVAVSSDVQKIFMAYQWPGNVRELEHTLEHAFIHCHQKTITVNYLPTAFKGFVGTKTSCIEDMKVDEPRAILQALKIASGNKAMAARLLGISRRTIYRKIRDYKIMSYRKREDIMND, encoded by the coding sequence ATGAAAGCAAAAATACTTGTAATTGATGATGAAGAATGTATCAGATTTACCTTTGAAAAATTTCTCCAATATGAAGGGTACGAGGTATTCACTGCCAAAGATTATAATGAAGCCTTAGCAAAGGTCTCTGAATTACATTTCGATGTAATATTTGCAGATATCGTTCTTGAGGGCAAGACGGGAATTAATTTTTTGAGAGAGGTTAAGAAAAGGAATTATAGCTATCCTGTTGTCCTGATTGCGGGAAACCCCAGCATCGAAACGGCAGCAGAAGCATTGAGGCTTGGCGCATTTGATTATATTCCCAAACCAGTGCGGCAAGAAACGCTATTGCAAGTTACCAGAAAAGCATTACAGTACAAAACCGGGATGGATGAAAAGGAAAAATCCCAGTTAAATCTGGAGGCAATTTTCAGTAGTGTCAGGGACGCTATTATTACGGTAGATAAGGAATTGTCGGTAATCGAGATCAATGAGGCAACAAAAACTATTTGTAATCTGACGAAAGATGCTATTGGGAAGTCAATAAATTCTTTATCAAATTTTTGCAACAGACAATGTCTTAAAACGCTTGAAGAAACCCTTCATGAGAAACAGCCTGCAGAAATATATCGCCTCGAGTGTAAACACAAATTTCATCCACAGCAAGTAGTAAATATTACTACTCACCCGCTTCTCGGTAACAAAGGAGTATTTTCAGGGGCGGTTTTAATAATCAGAGATGAAACACACATGGAAAATCCTAAACACGACAGAAGAGAGCGTCAGCAATTTCATAATATCATAGGAAAAAGTGAAAAGATGCAGACGATGTATTCTCTCATTGAGAATTTAGCAGATGTTCAAACTACCGTTCTGATTACCGGAGAAAGTGGCACCGGCAAAGAATTAGTTGCCGAGGCATTGCATTATGAAGGAGAACGAAACAGTAAGCCTTTTGTTAAGGTAAACTGCGCAGCTTTGTCCGAGAGTTTACTTGAAAGTGAGCTTTTTGGGCATGTCAAAGGAGCCTTTACTGATGCTATTCGGAATAGGGCTGGTCGATTCCAGGAGGCAAACAGCGGGACGATCTTTCTCGATGAGATCGGTGATATATCACCCAGGATGCAACTGCAACTTTTAAGGGTATTACAGGAAAGAACGTTTGAGAGTGTGGGAGATTCTACTCCTATCAGGATAGACGTCCGGGTTGTTGCAGCAACGAACCAGAACCTCAAAGAAAGAATCAGACATGGTAAATTCCGGGAAGACCTTTATTACCGTCTGAAGGTCGTGGAAGTAAACTTACCGCCATTAAGAGACAGAAGGGAAGATATACCATTTCTGGTAAATCATTTTATTAATAAATTCAATAAAAAATTCCAGAAAGAGATTGTGGCTGTCTCTTCGGATGTACAAAAGATATTTATGGCATATCAATGGCCTGGCAATGTGAGGGAACTCGAACATACCCTTGAACATGCATTTATCCATTGTCATCAAAAGACCATCACTGTTAATTATCTGCCAACTGCGTTTAAAGGATTTGTTGGAACAAAAACTTCTTGTATCGAAGATATGAAAGTTGATGAACCTCGGGCAATCCTCCAGGCTCTTAAAATAGCCTCAGGGAATAAGGCAATGGCGGCTCGTTTACTAGGCATAAGCAGACGTACTATCTATCGGAAAATTCGTGATTACAAAATAATGAGCTATAGAAAAAGAGAAGATATTATGAATGATTGA
- a CDS encoding CRISPR-associated protein: MGTLYIDRKGYQIKLDGEAIAFYLDGKREGIVPVRPLDRVIIAGNNTVDTSVLNKLAENGCNVIFLSGRGLQYRGILTGRIHNNGILRVKQYEKSLNKDFIITIAKEIILEKIEKQREFLGEAIKIRGSENLKATFCNVFGILINIAEGITAKCEAIESLRGYEGAASNAYFSAFTDLFPASLGFENRIRRPPTDPVNAMLSLSYTLIHYEAVREIQIAGLDPTIGFYHCFEYGRESLACDLIEPFRPVVDRFVWEMFKEGKYTSKNFVQENGGVYLKKDARKEFYPMYEAWAETVRKDIARKIRDISVRVMDGKNTLPE, translated from the coding sequence ATGGGAACTTTATATATCGACAGAAAAGGATATCAGATAAAACTTGACGGCGAAGCAATCGCCTTTTACCTGGACGGAAAAAGGGAAGGCATCGTCCCTGTAAGACCACTCGACAGGGTAATAATAGCCGGTAATAATACGGTAGACACAAGCGTACTCAACAAACTTGCAGAAAACGGGTGTAACGTCATATTCCTGTCCGGCAGAGGCCTTCAGTACCGGGGCATCCTCACCGGCCGTATTCATAATAATGGCATCCTGAGGGTTAAGCAATATGAGAAGTCCCTGAACAAGGATTTTATCATAACGATAGCGAAGGAAATTATCCTTGAAAAGATAGAGAAGCAGCGTGAATTTCTTGGAGAGGCAATAAAAATCAGGGGATCTGAAAACCTGAAGGCCACATTTTGCAATGTCTTTGGTATCCTTATAAATATTGCGGAAGGAATTACTGCGAAATGTGAGGCCATTGAGAGCCTGAGGGGATATGAGGGCGCCGCTTCAAATGCCTATTTCTCTGCGTTTACCGATCTGTTTCCGGCTTCGCTGGGGTTTGAAAACCGCATCAGAAGGCCGCCGACAGACCCTGTAAATGCAATGCTCTCATTGAGCTATACGTTGATTCATTATGAAGCGGTGAGGGAGATACAGATCGCGGGGCTTGATCCTACCATTGGCTTTTATCATTGCTTTGAGTATGGGCGGGAATCCCTTGCCTGCGACCTGATTGAACCATTTCGCCCCGTGGTAGACCGGTTCGTATGGGAGATGTTTAAGGAGGGAAAATATACCTCAAAAAATTTTGTACAGGAGAACGGGGGTGTTTATTTAAAGAAAGATGCCAGAAAGGAATTTTACCCGATGTACGAAGCATGGGCTGAAACGGTGAGAAAAGATATTGCCAGAAAGATAAGAGATATTTCTGTGAGGGTCATGGATGGAAAGAACACTTTACCTGAATGA
- a CDS encoding truncated adenosine deaminase, with amino-acid sequence MGVTINTDNRGISQTSLAGEYLKACHLTEGGLSKWDVLKIVRQGFVSSFLSLKHKNIMLKQSEKHILSFLIHDYLEPKNLNV; translated from the coding sequence GTGGGTGTAACTATAAACACAGATAATCGGGGCATTTCTCAGACAAGTTTAGCAGGGGAATATTTAAAGGCATGCCATTTAACGGAAGGGGGATTGAGCAAATGGGATGTGCTGAAAATAGTACGGCAGGGATTTGTTTCGAGCTTTTTATCTCTGAAACATAAGAACATCATGCTTAAACAGTCAGAGAAGCACATACTCTCATTTCTGATACACGATTATCTTGAGCCTAAAAATTTAAATGTGTAG
- a CDS encoding truncated adenosine deaminase produces MKLLSALGENYDVIIEMVDFLNGDFEYSEAARKIKGSFIEPMDELVLLCTTHTTAVFDDLKAILSIEYPDISLNNIDLEIQDITNVRDDEKIRNTIFNTVERYQKDKLIVSSAGRKDITQRIVEAGYIYGFYGYLSITLSAEFFHLKNTPGGLKDYQIARKYPEHLIINWYPLSTLLRRRYYLPETTQVDIQQSNYDIQKEPDLIQNFSALYSLPLMIIQRLKSEKIGVDKKYEQKDYTWLRALPKTDLHCHFGGAAGPEELKTIAEAILGDTFAKERWRTEIQSVEKKLRNCSLEEELYKRKGTTQKHPLHYLEEYYKEIYPGLPVFLINTVQLSILSVNEISRLMRQTPAQPNTYESDTDTEGLELYMDAGNFGGSMLFQTKTALETAMHCLLEASLKDNIRYLEVRISPMNYCTAGLTASEVMNTLIETSAQFISAHPAITVNFIIIATRHKDRANISKNISTAIVFSENKSKNAVNMELPSEYISSPHVCGVDLAGKERGFSPMQFIDLFQPLHHHFIKVTIHAGETESSQNILGSPLPPSCKKNRAWTETVPGQENDGISSRFTHLTGNVPYFKCQNMWIL; encoded by the coding sequence ATGAAATTACTAAGCGCTTTAGGAGAAAACTACGACGTAATTATAGAAATGGTTGATTTCCTGAACGGTGACTTTGAATACAGTGAGGCTGCAAGGAAGATTAAAGGATCATTCATCGAACCGATGGATGAGCTTGTTCTGCTTTGCACAACACATACCACTGCCGTCTTTGATGATCTTAAAGCAATCCTCTCGATTGAGTATCCGGATATCTCCTTAAACAATATCGATTTGGAAATTCAGGATATTACCAATGTACGTGATGATGAAAAAATACGCAACACAATCTTTAATACGGTAGAGCGATATCAAAAAGATAAATTGATCGTATCTTCTGCCGGAAGAAAAGACATTACGCAGAGAATTGTTGAAGCAGGTTATATCTACGGATTTTATGGATATCTTTCAATCACACTCTCAGCAGAATTTTTCCACTTAAAAAACACTCCTGGAGGTTTAAAGGATTATCAAATTGCCAGGAAGTATCCGGAACATCTGATTATTAACTGGTATCCGCTCTCTACTCTTTTACGGAGAAGGTACTATTTGCCTGAAACCACACAGGTAGATATACAACAAAGCAACTATGACATACAGAAAGAACCGGATTTAATCCAAAATTTTTCTGCATTGTATTCATTACCACTCATGATTATCCAGCGCCTGAAGTCTGAAAAAATCGGTGTTGACAAGAAATATGAACAAAAGGATTATACATGGCTTCGCGCCTTGCCAAAAACCGATCTGCACTGCCATTTTGGTGGCGCTGCCGGCCCAGAGGAACTCAAAACAATAGCAGAGGCAATTTTAGGTGATACATTTGCGAAAGAACGATGGAGGACGGAAATACAATCCGTAGAGAAAAAACTTCGGAACTGTTCACTGGAAGAAGAGCTTTATAAAAGAAAGGGAACTACTCAAAAACATCCATTGCATTATTTAGAAGAATACTACAAGGAGATATATCCCGGTTTGCCTGTTTTTTTAATTAACACCGTACAGCTTAGCATCTTATCTGTAAATGAGATTTCCCGGTTGATGCGGCAAACACCTGCTCAGCCAAATACCTATGAGAGTGATACAGATACCGAAGGACTTGAACTGTATATGGACGCTGGAAATTTTGGAGGTTCAATGTTGTTTCAAACAAAGACTGCCCTGGAAACAGCCATGCATTGCCTGCTGGAAGCGTCCCTGAAAGACAACATACGTTATCTTGAAGTTCGGATCTCTCCCATGAATTATTGTACTGCTGGCCTTACAGCTTCAGAGGTAATGAACACACTCATAGAGACATCCGCACAGTTTATCAGTGCGCATCCTGCTATTACGGTAAACTTTATCATTATAGCAACAAGGCACAAGGATAGAGCCAATATAAGTAAGAATATATCCACAGCTATTGTATTTTCCGAAAATAAATCAAAGAACGCTGTTAATATGGAGCTTCCATCTGAGTATATCTCATCACCGCACGTATGCGGAGTGGATCTGGCAGGCAAAGAGAGGGGGTTCAGCCCTATGCAATTTATTGATCTATTCCAGCCCCTTCATCATCATTTTATAAAGGTAACAATCCATGCAGGAGAGACAGAAAGCAGTCAGAATATTCTGGGAAGCCCTTTACCACCTTCATGCAAAAAGAATCGGGCATGGACTGAAACTGTGCCAGGACAAGAAAATGATGGAATATCTTCGCGATTTACACATCTCACTGGAAATGTGCCCTACTTCAAATGCCAAAACATGTGGATATTATGA
- a CDS encoding CRISPR-associated protein yields MKSNYIVCYDITNEKRLRQVFKTLKGIGTHIQYSVFFCKLTWQELTGLKEKLEGIIDGNEDDIRIYPLPSNSKCVVLGQGDRIPEGVEMFL; encoded by the coding sequence ATGAAGAGTAATTATATCGTCTGCTATGATATTACCAATGAAAAAAGGTTAAGGCAGGTGTTTAAAACGCTCAAGGGGATAGGTACGCATATACAGTATTCGGTATTTTTTTGTAAACTTACGTGGCAGGAATTAACAGGATTGAAAGAGAAGCTTGAAGGCATCATTGATGGGAACGAAGACGATATACGGATTTACCCGCTGCCATCCAATAGTAAATGTGTCGTGCTTGGTCAGGGCGACAGGATTCCGGAAGGGGTAGAAATGTTCTTATGA
- a CDS encoding CRISPR-associated protein — protein sequence MERTLYLNENTTLDVIRDGPSLVVKEEGKSGRRVPARMIRRVVITGNIKLETGLITLFTQNNVPITFLDKKGNQIAVTLPYKQHLAEHYKVQRVFLESDYTAHRFMTFLRAYRQRIQIDVLKRLLKNQIPDHYVTVGLKEEEYQQVIKNATSPYREIFHSIRNAVSALFVEMVISKLIASELDPHMGVMHRRQDFGFVLDICHILGPETDLQSVQFFYGKKGVDHRKNKESRLKTERQ from the coding sequence ATGGAAAGAACACTTTACCTGAATGAAAATACAACGCTTGATGTTATAAGAGACGGGCCTTCTCTTGTGGTAAAAGAAGAAGGAAAATCCGGCAGGCGTGTGCCTGCACGAATGATTCGGCGGGTAGTAATTACCGGGAATATCAAACTGGAAACCGGTTTGATAACCCTCTTTACCCAAAATAATGTTCCCATAACATTTCTGGATAAGAAAGGCAACCAGATAGCGGTAACTCTGCCGTATAAACAGCATCTGGCAGAACATTATAAAGTGCAAAGGGTATTCCTTGAGTCAGATTATACTGCTCATCGGTTTATGACCTTTTTGAGGGCATATCGCCAGAGGATTCAGATTGATGTCCTGAAACGGCTTTTGAAAAATCAGATTCCGGATCACTATGTTACTGTTGGACTCAAAGAAGAAGAGTATCAGCAGGTAATAAAGAATGCCACATCACCGTATCGAGAAATATTTCACTCTATTCGTAATGCCGTTTCTGCACTCTTTGTGGAAATGGTCATAAGTAAATTAATAGCGTCTGAACTCGACCCTCATATGGGAGTAATGCACAGGCGGCAGGATTTCGGTTTTGTCCTGGATATTTGCCACATACTTGGCCCCGAGACCGATCTCCAATCTGTTCAATTTTTTTATGGGAAAAAAGGAGTGGACCACCGGAAAAACAAAGAGAGTCGTCTGAAGACAGAAAGGCAATAG
- a CDS encoding pseudouridine synthase, whose product MHAMLEEITQIKEVTFEIKKTFEDRRIDRYLAARLPDYSRTFIQKLVKEGAVVVNGRSVKSSYDIQKGDTISVRLPVLEESKIVPENIPLNIVYEDDYLMLINKPYDMVVHPAGGHPSGTLVNALAFHCQNLSQVNGPLKAGIVHRLDRDTSGIMLSIKSDAVHSHIAMQFEKRYVKKEYLAVVEGEFDLDSDEINLPIGRHKNEPQKMAIRRDIGKEAVSVYEVLERFRGYTLVKIMPKTGRTHQIRVHMRSIGHPVVADFMYSSSESCYLSDLLQKEREPGEVPIIERQALHAHKIEFFHPIQNKRMEFQVDVPDDISLLIKTLREVRPQRN is encoded by the coding sequence ATGCATGCTATGTTGGAAGAAATTACCCAAATAAAAGAAGTAACCTTCGAGATAAAAAAGACGTTTGAGGACAGAAGGATTGACAGATACCTTGCCGCGCGTCTCCCTGACTATTCAAGGACCTTTATTCAAAAATTAGTAAAAGAAGGTGCTGTAGTAGTCAACGGGCGTTCAGTCAAGAGCAGTTACGATATCCAGAAGGGAGATACTATCTCTGTTCGTTTACCCGTTCTTGAGGAAAGCAAGATCGTTCCTGAAAATATTCCTTTAAACATTGTTTATGAAGACGATTACTTAATGCTCATTAATAAACCGTATGATATGGTTGTACATCCTGCAGGTGGGCATCCTTCCGGAACGCTGGTAAACGCGCTTGCCTTTCATTGTCAAAACCTTTCACAGGTTAATGGACCGTTAAAAGCGGGTATTGTGCACCGGTTGGACAGAGATACGAGCGGGATTATGTTATCGATTAAAAGTGATGCTGTCCATTCGCACATTGCTATGCAATTTGAAAAAAGGTATGTCAAAAAGGAGTATCTTGCCGTAGTGGAGGGTGAATTTGACCTGGATTCGGATGAGATTAATTTACCTATTGGCAGGCATAAAAATGAGCCGCAAAAGATGGCAATACGGCGCGATATTGGTAAGGAAGCCGTATCGGTATATGAGGTATTAGAGCGTTTCCGTGGTTATACGCTGGTAAAGATTATGCCCAAAACAGGCCGTACTCATCAAATTCGTGTACACATGCGTTCAATAGGGCACCCTGTTGTTGCTGACTTTATGTACAGTAGCAGCGAATCCTGCTATCTTTCAGACCTGTTGCAGAAGGAGAGAGAACCTGGTGAGGTCCCCATTATCGAAAGGCAAGCACTTCATGCGCACAAGATCGAGTTTTTCCATCCTATACAAAATAAGAGAATGGAATTTCAGGTAGATGTTCCGGACGATATATCCCTTCTTATTAAGACATTGAGGGAAGTAAGACCTCAGAGAAATTAA
- a CDS encoding CRISPR-associated protein, translating to MNYPRQETYKIKAEILTPVHIGDGTELEPLEYVIKDRFYKVNMEEWLSTLSDKKTEEFKKLTGKDYAQKTTLVALRTFVRNIIDIGKYTEWTVNVSNEAKKKYEEKFDEPENQLSMSPFIRTGSKPFLPGSSIKGALRTAYLNFLKGKTPVKEKNRADLIEGELFKANIEGRDGRIRFDIDKDPFRAIKIKDVFLPENATFFGEVTNYKKKDGRINPTTIQILSEVTYGSLIGKPVSIELEISLDKKVLCNRECSIDKMHETVNLKSLLEACDNFYKNALNEEKDKFLSGISGGEVISKVYQQILDYAKGGYLFRLGWGSGLMSMTIAQELRTERKYGKSKHLVMGKYPMGFLKLSVSNKVTSK from the coding sequence ATGAATTATCCAAGACAGGAAACATATAAGATTAAGGCAGAGATATTAACCCCTGTACACATAGGGGATGGTACAGAGTTAGAACCACTCGAATATGTGATAAAGGACAGATTTTATAAGGTGAATATGGAAGAGTGGCTTTCAACACTTTCGGATAAAAAAACAGAAGAATTCAAGAAATTGACTGGCAAAGATTATGCTCAGAAAACCACCTTGGTAGCATTAAGGACGTTTGTGAGAAATATTATAGACATTGGAAAATATACTGAGTGGACTGTAAATGTAAGCAACGAAGCTAAAAAGAAATATGAAGAAAAGTTTGATGAGCCTGAAAACCAGTTGTCCATGTCGCCGTTTATCAGAACAGGTAGCAAGCCATTTTTACCAGGTTCATCAATTAAAGGAGCGTTAAGAACGGCTTACCTGAATTTCTTAAAAGGAAAAACTCCGGTAAAAGAGAAAAATAGGGCAGATTTGATAGAGGGTGAATTATTTAAGGCAAATATTGAAGGACGGGACGGAAGGATAAGATTTGATATTGATAAAGACCCATTTCGTGCTATCAAGATTAAAGATGTTTTCCTTCCAGAAAATGCTACCTTTTTTGGAGAGGTTACAAACTATAAAAAAAAGGATGGACGTATCAATCCAACTACTATTCAGATACTGTCTGAGGTAACATATGGCAGTCTCATTGGTAAACCGGTTTCAATCGAACTTGAAATAAGCCTTGATAAAAAAGTGTTGTGCAACCGAGAGTGTAGTATAGACAAAATGCATGAAACTGTTAATCTAAAAAGTCTTTTGGAAGCATGTGACAATTTTTACAAGAACGCTCTTAATGAGGAAAAGGATAAATTTTTAAGTGGTATTAGCGGCGGAGAGGTAATTAGCAAGGTTTATCAACAAATTCTTGATTATGCCAAAGGCGGTTATCTCTTTCGACTTGGTTGGGGTAGCGGTCTTATGTCCATGACAATTGCTCAGGAACTCAGGACTGAGAGAAAATATGGAAAATCAAAGCATCTTGTTATGGGTAAATATCCGATGGGATTCTTAAAATTATCAGTAAGTAATAAAGTTACATCTAAATAG
- a CDS encoding CRISPR-associated protein: MKGFSTGGQKSVFECFLTQGELKEVITGVSNIIDESTDRVHIFPLDGRSRSHTFGAAIPPKDPEFFYFG, from the coding sequence TTGAAAGGGTTCAGCACGGGTGGCCAGAAGTCGGTCTTTGAGTGTTTCCTTACACAAGGAGAACTGAAAGAGGTCATTACCGGCGTTTCAAATATTATTGACGAAAGTACGGACCGTGTCCATATCTTCCCTCTGGACGGGAGAAGCAGGTCGCACACCTTTGGTGCAGCAATACCTCCAAAGGACCCGGAGTTTTTTTATTTCGGGTAA